Genomic segment of Candidatus Cloacimonadota bacterium:
TTTTGGTAGGAATCACCAGTGCCTTAATTCTAAAAAGTATTCCCATGGGATTGATCTTCGGTTCACTCGCTTCGGCGACAGCCCCAGCAGGAACTGTTGAAGTTATCAGACAATATAAAGCAAAAGGTGAATTTACTACTACTCTCTATGCGGTGATGGGACTCGACGATATTATCGCTTTATTGCTGTTCACGATTTCTCTGCCGCTGGCAGTTATTCTGATGGTTGGAACAAAATCCGGTGGAAGTACTTCCATATTACACGCTTTGCAGCATTCGGGGATAGAGGTTTTACTTTCCATAAGTATTGGTTTGATCATTGGTTTTGTCATTATTCCAATTGCAAAACTCATTCACGATCGGGTAAATCTTCTGCTTTTTGCTCTGGGAATTGTACTCATAAATTGCGGGATTTCAGAATATCTGAAACTCTCTCCTATTTTACTGAATATGACTCTTGGAATTGTGCTTGTGAATAGAAATTCACTTGTTTCCCGTAAGATATTTACTGCTCTCGGAGATTGGTCACCACCGATGTATGTCTGGTTTTTTGTGCTTATCGGAACCCGCTTGAACATTTCCCTGATCATGCAATATTCACTTTTGATCGGGATATATAT
This window contains:
- a CDS encoding cation:proton antiporter — translated: MLPQYLLLLFLGGSILISIILARGATLLKSPLIVGYIVAGALLGPDVLGFITEKQIASLDTINLIVLSLIGFGIGGELRFKELKKLGKSIILIVLLEAFGAFLLVGITSALILKSIPMGLIFGSLASATAPAGTVEVIRQYKAKGEFTTTLYAVMGLDDIIALLLFTISLPLAVILMVGTKSGGSTSILHALQHSGIEVLLSISIGLIIGFVIIPIAKLIHDRVNLLLFALGIVLINCGISEYLKLSPILLNMTLGIVLVNRNSLVSRKIFTALGDWSPPMYVWFFVLIGTRLNISLIMQYSLLIGIYIIARSFGKWSGTFLGGTISKAPKKIKNFLGLALMSQAGVAVGLALAASKILEQNGLHIQSVQLISSITATTFIVMLIGPIMAKIALFKSGETNISK